In the Haloarcula salinisoli genome, AGATGCTCGCCTATCTGTGGCTGGCCATCGAGTCCAACAAGTCGCTCATCTTCGCCGGTGGGACGGCGGCGGGCAAGACCACCTCGATGAACGCGCTGGCGATGTTCATCCCGCCCCGCTCGAAGGTGCTGACCATCGAGGACACCCGCGAGCTCTCGCTGTATCACGACAACTGGCTCTCCTCGGTCACCCGGGAACGGCTGGACGACTCCGACATCACGATGTATGACTTGCTCCGGTCCGCGCTGCGTCACCGCCCGGAGTACATCATCGTCGGCGAGGTCCGTGGCGAGGAGGCTATTACGCTGTTCCAGGCGATGAACACCGGTCACACGACTTTCTCGACGATGCACGCCGACTCCGTCCAGACGGTCATCAACCGGCTGGAGAACGAGCCCATCAACGTCCCCCGGCCGATGGTCCAGAGCCTCGATATCCTCTGTGTCCAGGTGCTGGCCCGCTCGGGCGAGGAGCGGGTCCGTCGGGCGAAGACGCTCGCGGAGATTGAGGGTATCGACCAGCGGACCGGTGAACTGGACTACTCGACGACCTACGCCTGGGAAGCCACGCGAGACACCTTCCAGGAGCGCAACAGCGAGCTCGTCGACGAGATACGCGAGGAACGGGGGTGGAGCCAGTCCGAGCTGCTCACCGAGATAAACGACCGCAAGCGCTTCCTCACCTTCCTCCAGGACCGGGGCGTCACCGACTACCGGCGCTTCACCGCGATGGTCAACAAGTACTACGCGGACAAAGCCCGAGTGATGGAGCGAATCGGCTCCACAGAGTCAGCGTAAGATGGCGCTGAACCCGCTGGGACTGGCACCGCTTCTGGTCGTCGTGGGGATTCTCGGCCTCGTCTTGCTCTCCTCGGCCAGCGAGGCCGTCGAACGACGGCTGACGCGTATCGCCCGACGGCTCTTCGGTCGGTACGTCAGTGACTCGCCGGAGCGCGAGCGCCAGCTCGAAGCCGCCTACGTCGGCCAGTCCTACCGGACCTACGCCACGCGGACCTACTTTTACACCGGGCTGGCAGCTATCGGGGGCGCCGTCGCCGGCGCCTACGCCGTCGGCGGGTTCCTCCTGCTCGTCCCCACCATCATCGACCTCATGATGGGGCTCCCGCGGACGATGGTCAACGCGCTCGGCATCCGGGGGTTCGAACTCGTCCTTTCGGAGACCCAGACACTGGTCATCCTCGTCGCGAGCGGCGTCGTCTTCGGGGCCGTCACGGCGCTTTTGACCTACGTGATGCGCTGGGAGATGCCGAAAAACAGGGCCGACGTGCGCCAGCGCAACATCGACGCGGGGATGGCCCGGACCATCGCGTTCATGTACGCCCTCTCCCGGGGAGGGATGTCTTTCCCGGAGGTGATGGCGGTCCTGGCGAAAAACGAGGAGATATACGGCGAGAACGCCCGGGAGTTCGGCGTCGCCGTCCGCGAGATGGACCTGTTCGGCCAGGACATGATATCGGCCATCAAACGGATGAACCGGCGGACGCCCAGCGAGCGGTTCAAGACCTTCTCGGAGAACCTCTCGTCGGTCCTCCAGAGCGGCCAGTCGCTCTCGTCGTTCCTGCACAACCAGTACGAGCGCCACCAGGAGGAGGCCGAAGAGCGTCAGGCGGACCTGCTGGAGTCGCTGGCCACCGTCGCCGAGGCGTACGTCACCATCTTCGTCGCCGGCGTCCTCTTCCTCATCACTATCCTGATGGTGTTCGGGCTGACGACGACGGACACCCTTCCGTTCCTCCAGTTGCTTGGCTATCTCGCGATTCCGCTCGCGAACATCGGGTTCATGGTGTACCTCAACCAGAAGCTCTCCGCGCTGGGTATCGGTGAGACCGGCACGACGAGGGCACTGGAACGTGTTACGACTGCTACGCTCGGGCGCCCGTCGGACGCCAGTGACGCGACTGGGCTGACGGACGGCGGCACCGTGCGCGAGGGGGACCCCAACTGGGCACGGTTGCGATTCCACGATCGTATCGGGTCCCTGAAATCGGCCCTGCGCTCGCCCGCTCGCACCCTCGTCTGGAACCCGACCCACGTGCTCTATATCGCGGTCCCCGTCGCACTCTTGCTGTTTGCTGTCCGTCTCCCGTCGGCGTTCCAGACCAGTTCTGTCAACGTCCGGATTCTGGACGACCTGCTGGTGCAGTCGCTACTCCTGGTGCTTGGCTCCTTTGCCGTCGTCCGGACCATCTACGCCCGGCGGGTCAGCCGCATCGAGGCGGCGACCCCAGAGCTTCTGGAACGGCTCGCCAGCCTCAACGAGGCCGGGATGACACTCGTCGAGAGCCTCCGGCGGGTCCGGGGGAGCGACGTGGGCGTTCTCACCCCCGAGGTCGAACGCATCTGGGCCGACATCAGCATGGGCGCAAACGTCGACGACGCGCTCGTCCGATTCGGCCGCCGTATCCGGACTACCGCCATCTCCCGTGTCGTGACGCTGCTGACGAACGCGATGCACGCCTCGGGCCAGCTGGGGTCAGTGTTGCGCATCGCGGCCACGCAGGCACGGGCCGACCACCGCCTGCGCAACCGCCGGCGCCAGCAGATGCTGACGTATCTCGTGGTCATCTACATCGCTTTCTTCGTCTTCCTGGTCATCATCGTCGCCGTCCAGGAGGTGCTCGTGCCGGCGCTCCCGTCGTCGGTGCCCACGCCCGAGAACGCGAACCGTCTGGCCGTCAACACCGACCAGTTCGCCCGCCTCGGCCAGGTGGACAAGGCCGCCTACACGCTCGTGTTCTTCCATATCGCGCTCATCCAGGCCCTCCTGACCGGGTTCATCGGTGGCCAGCTCGGCGAGGGGAGCCTCAAAGACGGGGCCAAACACGCCGCCGTCCTGCTGGGCATCGCCTACGTCGCCTTTGTCCTGCTCTCCTCACCGGTGGCCTCGATGACCGTCGAGAACCCCAGCGTCGAGGGCGGACAGCTCACCGTCGACTCGGCGTCGGTGTCCACTGGCGGGTTCATCGTCGTCCACGCCCAGGACGCCAACGGCACCGTCCTGGGCACCTCGGGGTATCTCGAACCCGGCTCGCACGAGGACGTGGTGATCACGCTCGACCAACAGCCGCCCGACCGGCAGCCGCTGGTGCTGGTCGCCCATCGGGACACCAACGAGAACCAGCGGCTGGACTACGACTTCGAGAACCCGGGTGAGACCGACGGGCCGTATCCCGCGGCCGGGCAGAGCGAATTCGTCTCCATAACCGTGGAATTGCCCGAAGAGAGAAGGTAGTGTCGGGCGTCAGCGGGGAGAGAGCGGACCGAGGAGCGATTACTGCCCGAGGTCGGAGAGGACCGCGGCGACCGAGTCCGGAGCCGACTGAATCCCCACGTGGCCGGCGTCGACCTCGACGAGGCGGCTCTCCGGGAGGCGAGTTTCGAGCTCTTGGGCAGCCCCACGGAGATGGGGGGCGCTTTGCTCGCCTGTCAGCAGTGCCACCGGGGAGTCGATGTCTGGTGCCTCCGGCAGTTCGTAGGCGTCGAGTGCGGCCTGCTCACGGAGGACCGTGTCGGCGAGCGCGAAGTCGATGCCGTCCGGCCAGACCGGGAGCCGTTCGGGGTCGGGGATACCGACCTCCTCCCGGTAGAACAGTTTCATCGCGCCCACCCGGTCACCGGCCACACAGTGCTCTCGTAACCGTCCCGTCAGGTCATCGGTGTCACGGTCACCGACTGGTACAGGCGGTTCGTACAGCACCAGTCGGTCGATATCCGTCTCCCGGGCCGTCTCCAGAGCGACGACGGCACCGTAGGAGTGACCGAAGACGGACACGTCGCCGTCGATGTCGTCGAGGACCGCACGCAGGTCGGCTACTTCGCGAGCCAGACTGTACGCCGCGGCGTCGCCGCTGTCGCCCCGGCCCCGTCGGTCGGGGACGACGAATCTGAACTCGGGACCGAGCGCGCGGCGAAGCGGCTCCCAGGCGTGGCGTGTCGCCGACCCGCCGTGGAGGAGGACGAGCGGGTGGCCGTCGCCGTGGTCTTCGTATGCGATACTGGTACCGTCTGTCGATGTCACTGTCTGCATTCCGGACCTACTGGTCCGTGACCGCGAGGAAAGGCCCTGACTCGCAATACTCCGGCCGTTTAAGTACTCTCCCCAGCGGGCAGCGGCGACCACGTCCGCGCGACCGTCTCCTCGATGAGCTCCGTCTGGGCACGCCGGAGGCGTTCGGACAGCGCCGACGGAGACAGCGACAGTTCCGCGGCGACCGCCGCGAGCGACGCCGCACGGGGAATGTCGAAGTAGCCCATCGCGTAGGCCGTCCGAAGCGCCTCGCGCTGGCGGTCGGTCAGCCCCTCGCCCGGTGGCTCCGGGTCGCCGTCCTCGGTGAGTCGGCGGAGCGTAAACCGGTCTTCCTGCTGCCAGAACGCCCTGAACTGGTCGAAGGCCGCCCGGTCGGCGAACCAGCCGGTCTGTCGCCAGCCGTCGGCGGTCACCTCGATTCGCTCGACGATAGCGTCGGCCGTCGCGAGCTGTTCCAGTCCGTCGAGGTCCTCGAGGTGGGCGCCCAGCTGTTCCTCGAAACTCAGTGCCGGACGGAGCTGGTAGTGGCGGGTGTCGCCAGCCCGGCCGACGAGCGTCCAGTGGTCGACGTCGTGAGCGCTATCGAAGGCCGACTCGACCGACCCGTCGGGGTCGCCGGTGACGGTGACCAGAAACCGTGGTCGGTTCCCGTGGTTGTACTGCAGTTCCAGTACGAGCGTCGCCGTCGGTCTCGCGGCTGCGACGCCGACCAGCGGGAGCGCTTCGCAGGCGATATCGAACTCGGCGACGAGACCCATAGGGGCGACTCAGTGCTGACACTGATATATCGGTCGAACTCCGGTAGCGACGCTGGTGCCGGCCCCGCGACACCGACGGCCCGTCGGGTCGTGGGGACCGACAGTCGTAACTCGGCGCTGGCACAACGGTGGGTATGACCATCCGTCACGACGGCATCACCGCGGAGTGGCTCGGCTACGCGACGCTTCGCCTGGCGAGCGACGACACCGTCGTCTATCTCGACCCCGGCCGCTACGGCGTGCTCACCGGCGAGTGGGAGCCGGACACTCCTGGCGTCGGGCATCCGCCGGCACGGGACTACGCGCCCCGGGACGGTGACATCGTCTGTGTGACCCACGTCCACCACTACGACCCGGACGGCATCCGCCGTGTGGCCAGCGAGGACGCCACGGTCGTCGCGTTCGACGGCATCAACGTCCACGCGACCGACCGCGACCTCGACCGGTTCGCGGACCTCGACTACGACGTCCGAACGGTGTCGATGGAAGCGGAGCTCCTCGTCGACGGCGTCCCCATCTGGACGATGCCGGCGTACAACCGCGAGGACGGCCCGAACGTTCGCGCCGACGGCAGCCCCATCCACCCGAAGGGTATCGGCTGTGGCTTCCTCCTCGCGCTCGACGACACACGGGTGTTCTGGCCCGGTGACACCGACGTCCTCGATGGCCACGCGGAACTGGACGTCTCGCTGTTCTGTCCCTCCATCGCGAGCAGCTTCACGATGGACCGTCACGACGCCGCCGACCTCGCCGAGGCGATGGACCCCGACCTCGTCCTCCCGATTCACTACAACACGTTCGAGGCGCTCGAAGCCGATTCGGGAGCGTTCGCCGAGGACGTCGCGAAACGCGGCGTCCCGGTCGTGCTGGACGAACAGTAGCCGGCCCTGTCGAGATAGTAGTGTTCGAGTACCGCCACCCCCGGGACAGCGCTGTCTCTGTCGCGCCCGGAACCCGACGACAGCTTGTACTCTGCCATATTTATTAACATGTAGGGAATTTAGACTACATATGCAACTCTGATTCGGAAAATAACTGAAAACTCGAATATATTCCCAATACCCAACTTATTGAACATTCTTGGCAGCAAAACTATTATGTCTGCTGTCCGAAATTAGCCCAATGCCCGTCGCCGACGAACTTACTCTCTCCGAGCTACTCGAACTGCTCAGCCACCGTCGTCGCCGCTTCGTTCTCGGTACCCTCGACGAGACAGATGGCGACGTGCCGATGGACTCGCTGGCAAAGCGTCTCGCAGCATGGGAGGAGAGTGATTCACCGGCGGACGCAACTCCACCCGCTGTCGAGGACGTGAAACTGTCGCTCTACCACACGCATCTCCCGAAACTCGAAACGGCCGGCCTCGTCACGTTCGACTCGAGACACGTCCGTTACGACGTGGGCGAGCCGACGCCGACCGACCTGTCACTGGACGGGCTCCTCCAGGAAGAACGAGAGCTGATGCTCGCAAACTGCTGCTGAACGGGTCTGTCGTCCCTTTCCTGGACAACGGACAGCAGACTCACGACACCTCTGTGAGCGACTCGAACTCGCTCCAGCACTCACAGTCTAAGTCGTCGATAGAAGAGACCTCGTCGGGAAACGAGGAGATGGGCATCCCGTCGTCGAACTCCCCGCAGTCCTCCCGGTGCAGGGAGAAGTCGTCGCTCGACATGACTGGCATACGCCCAGCTACGGAGTGGCAGCGTAAAACACGTTTGGAGCCGCCGAAATTGGCCGTCAGACCTATTGGATGACGCCCATCTCAGTGAGACGTTCCGGGAGGTACGTATCAGTCACGAAGTCGAGCCCACGGGAGGCCAGCGCCTGCTGTTCGGCTTTCTTCCCGATGTCGAGCTGGAGCTCGATCTGCTCTTTCCAGAACTCCGTCTGGAAGCGTGGGTCCTCGAGCTCCGATTCCAGCGCGTTGATGTCCGAATCGGACAGTGGGTCCGTCGGGAGGTCGTACTCCACGATGTCGGCCGGTCGGATACCGATGAACTGCGCCTCGGGCGTCGCCAGGTGCTCCGAGAGATGCGCCGACTTGATAGAGCCGTAGGCGACCGAGCCGTAGATACGGTACGACCAGGGGTCCCCGTCAGTAAAGACCGTCACCGGGAGTTCCAATTCGTCGTGGAGCCGTTTGGTGATGCGGCGGGTCGCCCGCGCCGGCTGGCCCTTGAGGTGGACGACGATGACGTTGTACTCCTCGTCGAAGCCGTTCTCGACGAGCCGGTCGCGCATCCCACCGGTCTCCACGCAGAGGACGAAGTCGGCGTCGTTCTCCAGGAACTCGATGGTGTCTGGGTTGTTCGGAATCTGGTAGCCGCCTTCGCCCACGTCCTTCTGGCAGTGTATCTCCCGCTCACCGCGGCGGGTCTGCTCGCGGAGCTTCAGCGGGCCCATGATGGTCGCGCCGGACTCCTCGGGGCGCATGTGGAAGTCCTCGCGGGTCACGTCGGAGACGATTTCTAAGTCCTCGATGAGGTCGTTTGACTCGTCCTGGCTGTTGAACTGTGCCTCCTCTAGGTCCCACGACTCCGAGAGGTAGTACAGTTCACGCAGGGTCGACGAACGGTCCTCTTCCAGTTGCTGGGCGAGGAAATCGATGGCGTACGTGGCTTTGAGCAGCTTCTCGGCGCCGGAGACGGTCTTGGCCGACCGGGTCGACTTGCGGTCCCCGTACACCCAGACGTTCATGTCCTCGTCGTACTCGATGTTCGATTTGGTCCGCGTCGGGATGGACATCGTCGGCACGTCCCCTTCGGCAAACTGGTCGTAGAACTCCTCGGCGAGGTCGATGAGCTTCTCGCGGGCAACCTCTTCCTGTGTCTTGGTCTCTGAACTCATTGTCAGGCGTCCACCGTCAGTTTCTCGTCCTCGATGCCGTCGACCGAGACGGTAAAGTCGGCCGATTCGTCCACGCTATACTCCAGTACCGCTTTCTCGCCGGCCGCCACCGTCGGCGACCACTTAACGAACCACTCGCCGTCCATCTCGACGACCTGTGCGCCGTTGGTGTCTTCGGGCTCGACGGTGACGATGTCGGTCACGTCGAGTTCGGCGTTGGTGTCGTCGTTGTTCTCGACCACCAGCCGCACCGTTCCGTCCTCGACAACCCGTTCGACGAGGACGTTGTTCATGATGCGGGCCAGCGAGTCGTCGATGTTCAGCTCCTCGCTTTCCGTGACCTCGGTGAGCTTCTCGGCCATCTCCGGGAGGATGGTCGCCAGCTTGTCCTGTTTCTCCCGGCGCTGTTGCATCGACTGGCGCTTGTTCAGGTAGCTCTTGAGTTCGCGGGCTGCCTCCCGGATGGCGAGCTCTATCTCGTCTTCCATCTCGGGGACGTTCGCGATGGCGTCCTTGGATTCGCTGGTGAAGGGGACGTTCGTCGACGCGACGTGGACCATGATGACCGCTGGCCCGTTCGGGATGCCGGAGCCGCCGGGCTGGTCCAGGTTGTAGTTGCGCCAGTTGATGTTCTTGACCACGTCCGTCGTGGCACACGCCCCGCGCTGGTAGACCAGCGGGACGCGGTTTGCGAAGCGCCGTACCTCCACGGACCCCTCGGCGGGGAGGTCCCCGCCGTAGGCGATGCCGGCCTCGACGATGAACGGGTCGCCGCCGTGGACCGCCGCGTCCCGAGTGGAGGCGGCGTAGAAGTCGGCGTCGTACTCCTTGCGGAGGCCGGACTCGACCAGCTCGTCCGTGATGGGGGCCAGACAGTCCGTCGGCGGCGCGATGATGTCGGTCTCGCGCATCGCCGTCAGGAGCTGACTGGCCGTGTCGCGGTCGCCCGCCACGTCGGTGACCTTGGGCGGGTCGTCCGGCACGCGACCGGCGACGTCCCACAGCTCGTCGGTGATGTTCTCCCGGGCCGTCTCGCCGAAGGTCACGTCGTCGTGCTCTTCGGTCATGTCCGCGGCACGGTCGACGTACTCGCGGAACTCGTCGCGGGTCAGGCGGTGGCGACCTTCGTCGTTGTCCTCGGCCGTCGAGGGGTCAGCGAACTTCTCGGCCAGCCGCGAGGCGAGTCCCTCGACGGCGGCGTCGTCCTTTCGTACTGTGGTCGCAGCGTCGACCAGTTCGTAGAGATCGCTCGACTGCTCGGCGGTGACGGCAGTCCAGGCGGCTTCGACGGCGTTCGCTCGGACTGCGGAGCCGAACGTCTTGTCGTGGTCGGCTTCGGCCTCGTCGGCTGCCTCGTCGACGATTGCGACGATGTCGTGGTGGGCGACACGGCCGCGGTCTTCGATAGCGTCGGTGACCGCGTCGGCAAAGGCCGCGGTGGCGGTCGCGCCCTTGTTCGCGACGGCGTCCTCGACGGCCGCCGCGATATCGGCGTCCTCGTGGCTCGCGGGCGGTGACCAGGCCATCCC is a window encoding:
- a CDS encoding type II secretion system F family protein; amino-acid sequence: MALNPLGLAPLLVVVGILGLVLLSSASEAVERRLTRIARRLFGRYVSDSPERERQLEAAYVGQSYRTYATRTYFYTGLAAIGGAVAGAYAVGGFLLLVPTIIDLMMGLPRTMVNALGIRGFELVLSETQTLVILVASGVVFGAVTALLTYVMRWEMPKNRADVRQRNIDAGMARTIAFMYALSRGGMSFPEVMAVLAKNEEIYGENAREFGVAVREMDLFGQDMISAIKRMNRRTPSERFKTFSENLSSVLQSGQSLSSFLHNQYERHQEEAEERQADLLESLATVAEAYVTIFVAGVLFLITILMVFGLTTTDTLPFLQLLGYLAIPLANIGFMVYLNQKLSALGIGETGTTRALERVTTATLGRPSDASDATGLTDGGTVREGDPNWARLRFHDRIGSLKSALRSPARTLVWNPTHVLYIAVPVALLLFAVRLPSAFQTSSVNVRILDDLLVQSLLLVLGSFAVVRTIYARRVSRIEAATPELLERLASLNEAGMTLVESLRRVRGSDVGVLTPEVERIWADISMGANVDDALVRFGRRIRTTAISRVVTLLTNAMHASGQLGSVLRIAATQARADHRLRNRRRQQMLTYLVVIYIAFFVFLVIIVAVQEVLVPALPSSVPTPENANRLAVNTDQFARLGQVDKAAYTLVFFHIALIQALLTGFIGGQLGEGSLKDGAKHAAVLLGIAYVAFVLLSSPVASMTVENPSVEGGQLTVDSASVSTGGFIVVHAQDANGTVLGTSGYLEPGSHEDVVITLDQQPPDRQPLVLVAHRDTNENQRLDYDFENPGETDGPYPAAGQSEFVSITVELPEERR
- a CDS encoding alpha/beta fold hydrolase, with translation MQTVTSTDGTSIAYEDHGDGHPLVLLHGGSATRHAWEPLRRALGPEFRFVVPDRRGRGDSGDAAAYSLAREVADLRAVLDDIDGDVSVFGHSYGAVVALETARETDIDRLVLYEPPVPVGDRDTDDLTGRLREHCVAGDRVGAMKLFYREEVGIPDPERLPVWPDGIDFALADTVLREQAALDAYELPEAPDIDSPVALLTGEQSAPHLRGAAQELETRLPESRLVEVDAGHVGIQSAPDSVAAVLSDLGQ
- a CDS encoding helix-turn-helix domain-containing protein; protein product: MGLVAEFDIACEALPLVGVAAARPTATLVLELQYNHGNRPRFLVTVTGDPDGSVESAFDSAHDVDHWTLVGRAGDTRHYQLRPALSFEEQLGAHLEDLDGLEQLATADAIVERIEVTADGWRQTGWFADRAAFDQFRAFWQQEDRFTLRRLTEDGDPEPPGEGLTDRQREALRTAYAMGYFDIPRAASLAAVAAELSLSPSALSERLRRAQTELIEETVARTWSPLPAGEST
- a CDS encoding MBL fold metallo-hydrolase encodes the protein MTIRHDGITAEWLGYATLRLASDDTVVYLDPGRYGVLTGEWEPDTPGVGHPPARDYAPRDGDIVCVTHVHHYDPDGIRRVASEDATVVAFDGINVHATDRDLDRFADLDYDVRTVSMEAELLVDGVPIWTMPAYNREDGPNVRADGSPIHPKGIGCGFLLALDDTRVFWPGDTDVLDGHAELDVSLFCPSIASSFTMDRHDAADLAEAMDPDLVLPIHYNTFEALEADSGAFAEDVAKRGVPVVLDEQ
- a CDS encoding DUF7344 domain-containing protein, whose protein sequence is MPVADELTLSELLELLSHRRRRFVLGTLDETDGDVPMDSLAKRLAAWEESDSPADATPPAVEDVKLSLYHTHLPKLETAGLVTFDSRHVRYDVGEPTPTDLSLDGLLQEERELMLANCC
- a CDS encoding DNA topoisomerase IV subunit A — protein: MSSETKTQEEVAREKLIDLAEEFYDQFAEGDVPTMSIPTRTKSNIEYDEDMNVWVYGDRKSTRSAKTVSGAEKLLKATYAIDFLAQQLEEDRSSTLRELYYLSESWDLEEAQFNSQDESNDLIEDLEIVSDVTREDFHMRPEESGATIMGPLKLREQTRRGEREIHCQKDVGEGGYQIPNNPDTIEFLENDADFVLCVETGGMRDRLVENGFDEEYNVIVVHLKGQPARATRRITKRLHDELELPVTVFTDGDPWSYRIYGSVAYGSIKSAHLSEHLATPEAQFIGIRPADIVEYDLPTDPLSDSDINALESELEDPRFQTEFWKEQIELQLDIGKKAEQQALASRGLDFVTDTYLPERLTEMGVIQ
- a CDS encoding DNA topoisomerase VI subunit B, whose translation is MTSFQSQLGDGEGIAEELAQSQRAISIAEFFEKNKHMLGFDSGARALVTAVKEAVDNALDACEEAGILPDIYVEIQEAGDYYRLIVEDNGPGITKEQLPKIFGKLLYGSRFHAREQNRGQQGIGISAAVLYSQLTSGKPAKITSRPKGQADAQYFELIVDTDTNEPEISVDETTSWERPHGTRIELEMEANMRARSSLQDYIQDTAVVNPHARIEFMEPGLDESLKFERVEGASLPAETEEIRPHPHGVELGTLLKMLEATDSYSISGFMQGEFTRVGQKTADSVIANFNDRHFGRGMAWSPPASHEDADIAAAVEDAVANKGATATAAFADAVTDAIEDRGRVAHHDIVAIVDEAADEAEADHDKTFGSAVRANAVEAAWTAVTAEQSSDLYELVDAATTVRKDDAAVEGLASRLAEKFADPSTAEDNDEGRHRLTRDEFREYVDRAADMTEEHDDVTFGETARENITDELWDVAGRVPDDPPKVTDVAGDRDTASQLLTAMRETDIIAPPTDCLAPITDELVESGLRKEYDADFYAASTRDAAVHGGDPFIVEAGIAYGGDLPAEGSVEVRRFANRVPLVYQRGACATTDVVKNINWRNYNLDQPGGSGIPNGPAVIMVHVASTNVPFTSESKDAIANVPEMEDEIELAIREAARELKSYLNKRQSMQQRREKQDKLATILPEMAEKLTEVTESEELNIDDSLARIMNNVLVERVVEDGTVRLVVENNDDTNAELDVTDIVTVEPEDTNGAQVVEMDGEWFVKWSPTVAAGEKAVLEYSVDESADFTVSVDGIEDEKLTVDA